The window TCAGAAAAAACCGGTGTTAACATTAATATGATGACAGCATATGGCAGCAATGCAGATGAAAACATTATGAAAATGCTGGCCTCCGATGATACACCAGATATTATAACCGTAGATCGGTATTATGATATCTTTCATGTGGTTCAAAACAGCGGTAAGTTTCATGACTATAATACCTTGATTGATACATATATTCCAGAGTTTCGTCAAGAAATTCCTCAGTCCATGATTGATACCTACACCATGGACAATGGGGACTGGTATGCTTTCATCAGTTTCTTCAATGCACCTGAGTTCATGGGTAAGGATAATTATATGAAAACGAATAATGTATGTGTTGCTAGACAGGACATCATGCAGCAATTAGCTATTAAGCCCGAAGATTTTAGGACTGAAGAAGGTATGTATGAGGCTTTAGTTAAGGTAAAGGAAAGTGGTATGACCTATAAGGGAAAAGAACTCATACCTTTTATTTCTCTTTTTAATGGATGGGGAATCATTGAGTATGCCTCCATACCCTTGGAGGACCAAGAGGGCAATCTGATCATGATTGAAAAAAGTCCAGAGTACCTTGATCGACTTAAATTTCTCAATAAACTATTAAGAGAAGGGCTTATGTCCTATGACATATTTACCGCAACGGATGAGCAAATACAGGAAATGGTCAAGGAAGGCAGGGTATTCTGCTTTAATGGCACATTGCCAAGAGCTGCAATGGCAGCGCTTTATAAGGAAGACCCTTCTGCCAAATATGTTCCTGTTGAGCCTGTACGCAATCCAGACGGCAGAAGGCCATATGTGCAATCGGGGATGGCTGGATGGACAGGAACATTCGTATCCAAGAATACAGAACATCCAGAAGCAATTATGAAATTAATACAGTATTTATACAGCGAAGAAGGGCAGATGCTCACTTCTTTTGGTGTTGAAGGGGTGACCTATGAGATTGTAGACGGCAGGGTACAGTACACCCAAGTAGCCATTGAGGCCAAAGAAGATGGAACATATGACAGTACATATGGTGCTGAATTTTGGCCCATGTTAGAACCTTTTTTTGTTCAGAAGATGCAGGAATTACCTGTAACAGATGTGGATAGGATGTTTCATGACATTGATCGATACTTTAGTCAATTCGTGTACAATGATCTGCCTTTTGTTACCATGATACCAAAAGAAGCAAGCGTATACAGCACCAGGCTGCAAAAAAGTGCGTTATTTGATTTAACCAATATCTTATTAGCAAAAAGTGCTGAGGAAGTAGAACAAGCATACGATAAAGCTCTTGAACGATTGAAGCAATCAGGTTATGATGACGTGATTAACTATCAAAATATCATCTTTCAGAAAAATAAACAACGGGCAAATATAGAAAGAGCTTGGCCCAGTTACCATCATGACAATGAATAAAAGGTTGGAAATGCTATGGTCATTCTTTCTCTTTTAAGTAAAATTAAAGATAGAATTCTACATATGGGTATTATGAATAAGCTGGTATTATCCTACGTTGTGCTTATTCTTTTTCCCATTCTTTTCATACTAAATTATACAAGTCGACTGAATCGAGAAATCATTATTGCAGATAGCATTAATGAAAAATTAGCCCTTACCAATAATCTGTCCAATACATTGAATAACCATATCGCCCATATTGAAGGCATTAGCAATCAAGTGGCATACAATAGTCAAATGCTTCATTTTTTAAGTACACCTTTTGAAATGAATCAAGAAGAACTCAACAATTATACCAATGCGATTCTGCCTTTTATGAGTAATTTAAGAGGTTTAAATAAGTACGCCATCGATAGTATCAGTATCTATTCAACCAATGAAACCATACCAGAGACTTGGAACTATTTTCTGCATGCTTCCAACATTACAGATTTTGCCTGGTATGGTGCCTTTATTGAAAGCAGTGAAAAGGAGAAGTGGCTGATTGGTGATAACCTGGGTTCTCTAGGCATTAATGTCCATGAGCGACATACGGAATACATGGCCTACATAAAAAAACTATTTGATACGGATGGGGCTTATCTCGGTTTATTGATTATTCAAATCACCGAAAAAAGTTTTGTGGATAACATCCTCTTATGGGTGAAGGATGAAGAGAATATCTTTCTCATTAATAAGAAGGAAAGAGAATTGGTCAATGCAAAGTCATTTGATGAAGATTTCGGTATTGATACTTTTTTTCGTATACTAGAATCTGGAAGAGAATATAGGTATGATCATGATACAATTATTACTTTTAAAGAACTCTCCAACATCGATTTAATCTTGTTTTATAAGTCATCCATTGATCAAGCCAATGAAGCCTTCAAGCATACCATGAAAATCATGCGGAGTATTATCATTGTCAGCAGTATTCTGCTCATATTGGTTATTTATTATATTGTAAAAAAGACTGTTGGTGATATGAACAGCATTGCAAGAACCATGATAAGAGCAGCAAGTGGTGATCTATCGGCTAGTGTAGAAACCACAAGAATGGATGAGGTGGGACAAATTGGAGAAAGCTATAATGTGCTCATTAGTCGTATCAATACCCTCATTGATAAAGTAGTGGAAAAAGAGATGGCTCAAAAAAATGCTCAGCTCAATGCTTTGCAGTATCAAATCAATCCACATTTCATCTATAATACCCTTGATATCTTTCGTATGAAATTAGAAATATCAGGTGAAGTTGAAACGGGTAATGCCATTGCAACCTTCGGTAAGCTTCTTCGATATAACCTGAAGGGAAGAGATCAATACACCACCCTTATTGAAGAAATCAACCAAGTAGAAAACTACATGGACATTCAAAAATTTCGTTTAGGTGATAATATAAAATGGCATTGTGACATTCCAAGTGAGTTGGCTAATCAAAAAGTCGTGAAGTTAATCCTTCAGCCCATTGTTGAGAACAGCATCATTCATGGTTATCGGGGATATGGCACTTGCTTGACCATAAGCATTTACATTAAAAGGTATGACGACCGTTATGACATCTACATTGAAGACGATGGTAACGGCATTGACCCAGATAAACTGCAATATATTAATCATGAATTTAAAATATCCAAATATGATCGCATGCGGGATAAGATTATTGATCGGGGCATAGGCTTAACCAATGTGAACCTACGTATCAAAATATTTTATGGAAACGCCTATTACATAAAGGTGGAAAGCCAGAAAGGGAAAGGTACCAAGGTGATTATACCAATACAATTAGAGGGGGAATTGGATGTATAACATGCTAATAGTAGATGATGAACAATGGATTAGTCAAGGTTTAGCAACCATGGTCAAGCGTATGGAATGCAAAGATATTGGTGACATCATTTATAAATTTTCAGGTAAAGATGGACTTGACGCATTTCAACAGAACACCATTGATTTGATACTCACGGATATCTGTATGCCTGAAATGTCCGGACTGACATTCATTGAAGCCATTAGAAAAAAGTCCGATGTACCCATTGGTGTCATAAGTGGTTATGAAGATTTTGTTTACGTGGATAAAGCTTATAAACAAGGTATCGTTGGCTATATGCTAAAGCCCATTATGTTTGAAGAGCTAAAAGAAATTATTGACAAAATGATCAGTATCTTAAAAAGAAGAGAAGAAGAGCATCAATGGAATCAAAAAAGAGATACCATGTATACCCATACATTGATTGAAAATAAGATTAATCGATTTCTGCAATTAGTAAGACAAAATGATGAGAGCCATATGAGTATTACCAGAGAAATGGAAGGCATCTTTCCCTTCCCTTATTATGCTGTAGGGCTGGTTAAAATTAAAAAAAGCGAACATAAAGTCGTCAAAGAAATAGAAGATGAGATGGCGAATATCTATTTT is drawn from Vallitalea pronyensis and contains these coding sequences:
- a CDS encoding extracellular solute-binding protein; the protein is MGFNYRMMIVCLLAFCLTGCCNGVHHQQEQQITHDMDADDTLVTVDWYIHLSNYRRSWNPDTSLIDKIISEKTGVNINMMTAYGSNADENIMKMLASDDTPDIITVDRYYDIFHVVQNSGKFHDYNTLIDTYIPEFRQEIPQSMIDTYTMDNGDWYAFISFFNAPEFMGKDNYMKTNNVCVARQDIMQQLAIKPEDFRTEEGMYEALVKVKESGMTYKGKELIPFISLFNGWGIIEYASIPLEDQEGNLIMIEKSPEYLDRLKFLNKLLREGLMSYDIFTATDEQIQEMVKEGRVFCFNGTLPRAAMAALYKEDPSAKYVPVEPVRNPDGRRPYVQSGMAGWTGTFVSKNTEHPEAIMKLIQYLYSEEGQMLTSFGVEGVTYEIVDGRVQYTQVAIEAKEDGTYDSTYGAEFWPMLEPFFVQKMQELPVTDVDRMFHDIDRYFSQFVYNDLPFVTMIPKEASVYSTRLQKSALFDLTNILLAKSAEEVEQAYDKALERLKQSGYDDVINYQNIIFQKNKQRANIERAWPSYHHDNE
- a CDS encoding sensor histidine kinase, encoding MNKLVLSYVVLILFPILFILNYTSRLNREIIIADSINEKLALTNNLSNTLNNHIAHIEGISNQVAYNSQMLHFLSTPFEMNQEELNNYTNAILPFMSNLRGLNKYAIDSISIYSTNETIPETWNYFLHASNITDFAWYGAFIESSEKEKWLIGDNLGSLGINVHERHTEYMAYIKKLFDTDGAYLGLLIIQITEKSFVDNILLWVKDEENIFLINKKERELVNAKSFDEDFGIDTFFRILESGREYRYDHDTIITFKELSNIDLILFYKSSIDQANEAFKHTMKIMRSIIIVSSILLILVIYYIVKKTVGDMNSIARTMIRAASGDLSASVETTRMDEVGQIGESYNVLISRINTLIDKVVEKEMAQKNAQLNALQYQINPHFIYNTLDIFRMKLEISGEVETGNAIATFGKLLRYNLKGRDQYTTLIEEINQVENYMDIQKFRLGDNIKWHCDIPSELANQKVVKLILQPIVENSIIHGYRGYGTCLTISIYIKRYDDRYDIYIEDDGNGIDPDKLQYINHEFKISKYDRMRDKIIDRGIGLTNVNLRIKIFYGNAYYIKVESQKGKGTKVIIPIQLEGELDV